The Pedosphaera parvula Ellin514 genomic sequence AAATCCTCCAGTCCGACGTTGCCGACAAAGTTGGAGGTCCCAAGATCACCCGAAGCAGTAAGCTGATCAAGGCTTACGGGAACCTGCCCATTGTGATTCGCTGCGTAATCCTTAATCGCGTTGAGCACGGTGGTCATGGCGTCAACCACGTGCGTTTTTCGCAGTGTGAATTGGTCTTCCGCTGACACCTGATTGGTAGGCTCTGATTGTGCCACAACCTGTGAAAGCAGTCTCCGATTCTCCTCCCGGAATCTGCCAAGCTCATTGGTTTGCCGTCGAAGCATCCCGACTTCGCCGCGAAGCCGCAGTAATTCTTTGAACTGATCACCTGGCAATGACGCAGGTTTCTTCGCTTGGGCCGCAAGGCTTGAAAGGCTTTCATTGTCGGCCTTCAATTGGGCCATCTGTTCCCGGAAAGACTCATTTTCCTCGCGCAACTTTGCTTGTGAATGATGTTGCATCACCATAGTTGTCGCCACGCCGGCAACGACAAGAGTGGCGAGGCCGAGCTTGAGTTTGGTTTTTGCCATAAGTTTTAAGCTGGTCAGTGTTGTTCCGGTTCCCGCCGCAGTGGTGGCCGGGGCAATGCTTGAAATTTTGGCTGCCAGTCCGGCGGGCGCGGCGTGGACGACCTTGGCGCTCAGCACGACTCCCAGCGCTGTAATTGTCAAAGTGACACCGCGATGTTTCAGCAACGCATGCAATTTCTCCAACGCCCGGTTCACGCGCATGCGCGCGGCATTTTCATTGCTCCCCAGTGCTTCGCCCACCGACCGGAAATCGCGCTGCTCGAAAAAGCGGAGCAAGATCGCCATACGATCCTCGCTTCCCAGTTGGGTAATGGCTTCCTCAAGCATCGGCGCAACCTGTCGCAGGTTGGCCCCGGTGTCGCCTTGCAGCTCATTCATTTCCACGGCCTCGCGTTCGCGGGATTGACGGCGACGCTCAGCCCGTACCGCCTTGGTGGCCACATGATAAGTGTGCTGATGCAGCCATCCGCCCAACATCACATCAGTCGAAAACGTGCGTCCTTTGCTCGCCAGGCCGATAAAGACCATTTGGGTCACATCCTCAGCCAAATGTGCATCCCCGCCAACCAGGCGCACCGCCGTCGAATAAACAAAATTGATGTAGCGCGAAACCAGCTCTTGAAAGGCAGGTTCCGAGCCGGTCTGTGCGTATTCCGCCAGCAATCTTTGGCTATCTGTCATTCTGTTCACTTAGTAAAGCCCCACAGAAAGGCAAAACCGAACAAAAATTTCTAAAAAAGGATCGCCAATAAAACCAGTGCGAAACCGCGCTGAGTGTACAATTTCTCGCTCCGTTTCCGACATCATTTCGAATAACGTTACAAGCACGAAGTCCCGGTAAGCAGCTTGACTTCACGAAGCTTAGGAAGCTTATTTGAGCATGCGATCCTTGGTGCTGACGTTGGCGTTGATGTTGGGACTTACGGCTGTGTCCTGCAAAAAGTGGTCCCAACCGCAAGGCGTGGCGGTTTATTTTTCACCAACTGGTGGTTGCACGGAGGCAGTAGTGGACGCGTTGGATCATGCGACGAACACCGTTTATGTGCAGGCCTACTCGTTCACGAGCAAGCCAATCGCGCAGGCGTTGGTGGATGCGTCGCGACGGAAGGTGAAAGTAGAGGTGTTGCTGGACCGGAGTCAGCGGACGGAGAAATACTCCTCGGCGGACTTTTTGCGTGACTCAGGGATTCCGACGTATATCGACGCTCAACATGCGATCGCTCATAATAAGATCATGATTATTGATGAGGGGACAGTGCTGACTGGCTCATTCAATTTCACAAAGGCAGCGGAGGAAAATAATGCGGAGAATTTGCTCGTGATTCGGGATGCGGCACTGGCGAGGGAGTATTTGCGGAATTGGGAGGCGCATGCGGATCATTCGGAGGCCTACCAATCAAAGATGAAGTCGGCGATGGAACGTCCGCGGTCGCGCAAGAGGCGTTAGAGCCTGTTTTA encodes the following:
- a CDS encoding sigma-70 family RNA polymerase sigma factor, which gives rise to MTDSQRLLAEYAQTGSEPAFQELVSRYINFVYSTAVRLVGGDAHLAEDVTQMVFIGLASKGRTFSTDVMLGGWLHQHTYHVATKAVRAERRRQSREREAVEMNELQGDTGANLRQVAPMLEEAITQLGSEDRMAILLRFFEQRDFRSVGEALGSNENAARMRVNRALEKLHALLKHRGVTLTITALGVVLSAKVVHAAPAGLAAKISSIAPATTAAGTGTTLTSLKLMAKTKLKLGLATLVVAGVATTMVMQHHSQAKLREENESFREQMAQLKADNESLSSLAAQAKKPASLPGDQFKELLRLRGEVGMLRRQTNELGRFREENRRLLSQVVAQSEPTNQVSAEDQFTLRKTHVVDAMTTVLNAIKDYAANHNGQVPVSLDQLTASGDLGTSNFVGNVGLEDFELVNDGAVDQQGHKVILRIRVPIPGPGGPSVMVLGRIGDSGAITELHNVSPQ
- a CDS encoding phospholipase D family protein, yielding MRSLVLTLALMLGLTAVSCKKWSQPQGVAVYFSPTGGCTEAVVDALDHATNTVYVQAYSFTSKPIAQALVDASRRKVKVEVLLDRSQRTEKYSSADFLRDSGIPTYIDAQHAIAHNKIMIIDEGTVLTGSFNFTKAAEENNAENLLVIRDAALAREYLRNWEAHADHSEAYQSKMKSAMERPRSRKRR